The Zingiber officinale cultivar Zhangliang chromosome 9A, Zo_v1.1, whole genome shotgun sequence genome window below encodes:
- the LOC122019917 gene encoding T-complex protein 1 subunit delta-like, with product MAAAAAVLRAPSSKTESYVDTKRRDDVRQANIIAASAVADAVRTSLGPKGMDKMISSANGEVIITNDGATILNKMEVIQPAAKMLVDLSRSQDAAAGDGTTTVVVLAGSLLKRSLSLLSAGVHPTAVSDALHRLSIRAVEVLHSMAIPLDLSNRDALVKSAATSLNSKVVSQYSSLLAPLAVDAVLSVVDPAQPDIVDLRDVKIVKKLGGTVDDTELVKGLVFDKKVSHSAGGPTRVENAKIAVVQFQISPPKTDIEQSIVVSDYTQMDRILREERNYILGMVKKIKATGCNVLLIQKSILRDAVTDLSLHYLAKAKILVVKDVERDEIEFITKTLNCLPIANIEHFREDKLGFANCVEEVSVGDGKIVKITGIKDMGRTTTVLVRGSNQLVLDEAERSLHDALCVVRCLVNKKFLIAGGGAPEIEMSRQLGAWAKELKGMESYCIKEFAEALEVIPYTLAENAGLNSIAIVTDLRNRHAQGEINSGINVRKGQITNILEENVVQPLLVSTSAITLAAECVRMILKIDDVVIVR from the exons ATGGCAGCCGCCGCCGCCGTCCTTCGGGCTCCCTCGTCGAAGACGGAGAGTTACGTGGACACAAAGCGGCGTGACGATGTCCGGCAGGCAAACATCATTGCCGCCTCCGCCGTCGCCGATGCCGTGCGAACTAGCCTTGGGCCCAAGGGAATGGACAAGATGATCTCCTCCGCCAACGGCGAGGTTATCATCACGAACGACGGCGCCACTATTCTTAACAAGATGGAGGTCATCCAGCCCGCCGCCAAGATGCTCGTCGATCTATCCCGTTCGCAGGACGCCGCTGCCGGCGACGGCACGACGACTGTGGTCGTACTGGCAGGATCCCTCCTAAAGCGCTCCCTTTCCCTCCTCTCCGCCGGTGTGCACCCTACCGCGGTCTCCGACGCCCTTCACCGCTTGTCCATCCGCGCCGTAGAAGTCCTACACAGTATGGCCATACCGCTTGATCTCTCCAATCGCGATGCCCTTGTGAAATCCGCCGCTACCTCCCTCAACAGCAAGGTCGTTAGTCAGTATTCCTCCCTTCTGGCCCCCTTGGCGGTTGATGCTGTCCTCTCCGTCGTCGACCCTGCACAACCGGACATTGTCGATCTCCGCGATGTGAAGATAGTGAAGAAACTCGGGGGCACTGTTGATGACACGGAGCTAGTCAAAGGTCTCGTCTTTGATAAGAAGGTCAGCCATTCGGCTGGCGGCCCAACTCGGGTCGAGAATGCTAAGATTGCTGTCGTACAGTTTCAGATTTCTCCACCAAAGACTGACATTGAGCAGAGCATCGTGGTCTCCGACTACACCCAGATGGACCGGATCCTACGTGAAGAACGGAATTATATCCTGGGAATGGTTAAGAAGATCAAAGCAACAGGATGTAATGTGCTTCTTATCCAAAAAAGCATTCTGAGAGATGCTGTGACTGATCTCTCACTGCACTACCTGGCCAAGGCGAAGATTCTGGTGGTAAAGGATGTGGAAAGAGATGAGATTGAATTTATCACAAAAACTTTGAACTGCCTGCCAATTGCTAACATTGAGCACTTCCGAGAAGACAAGCTAGGTTTTGCAAACTGTGTCGAGGAAGTGTCAGTCGGGGATGGAAAAATTGTAAAGATAACAGGAATCAAAGACATGGGAAGGACAACAACTGTGCTTGTTCGAGGATCAAACCAGCTGGTTCTTGATGAGGCAGAACGCAGTCTCCATGATGCCCTTTGTGTTGTCAG ATGCTTGGTAAATAAGAAATTTCTGATTGCTGGTGGGGGTGCGCCTGAAATTGAAATGTCCAGGCAGCTTGGAGCCTGGGCAAAAGAGCTCAAAGGTATGGAAAGTTACTGCATAAAGGAGTTCGCAGAAGCGCTCGAGGTCATTCCCTACACATTGGCCGAAAACGCCGGCCTTAACTCGATAGCCATCGTCACGGATCTCAGGAACCGGCATGCCCAGGGCGAGATCAACTCTGGAATCAATGTGAGGAAGGGGCAAATCACAAACATCCTGGAGGAGAATGTCGTGCAGCCGTTATTAGTTAGCACGAGCGCGATTACACTGGCAGCTGAGTGTGTGAGGATGATTTTGAAGATCGACGACGTTGTCATTGTGAGGTAA